A single genomic interval of Celeribacter indicus harbors:
- a CDS encoding zinc ribbon domain-containing protein — MPIYTFRCEDCDAEREVMAEFAEAEALELLCFACGGTMRRAPVMTLNVIGPAIRAKNAERASEERAYFAKACGHTHACRCGVKLTRQNPFRQEIRAAHGFTDEN, encoded by the coding sequence ACACCTTCCGATGCGAGGATTGCGACGCGGAGCGCGAGGTCATGGCGGAGTTCGCCGAGGCCGAGGCGCTGGAGCTTCTGTGCTTCGCCTGCGGTGGCACGATGCGGCGGGCGCCGGTGATGACGCTCAATGTCATCGGCCCCGCGATCCGCGCGAAGAATGCCGAAAGGGCCTCCGAAGAGAGGGCTTACTTCGCCAAGGCCTGCGGCCACACCCATGCCTGCCGCTGCGGGGTGAAACTGACCCGGCAGAACCCGTTCAGGCAGGAAATCCGCGCCGCGCACGGGTTTACCGACGAGAACTGA
- a CDS encoding ferredoxin--NADP reductase — protein sequence MATYPLKVCEKRMECNDTASLWLDVPQDLAGAFTYRPGQFLTVENDDGGDLISRQYSLSSSPGAHPRLRITVKKIEGGRMSTWLVDQAGEGDYLEVQTPRGRFFKDLDAPHHVLMLAAGSGIAPILSIGRWLLESNQGHTVTFVYGNRTPDTVILADEMAEIAERHAGICRIEHVMSRAGEDWTGAHGRIDRAYIEAHFASWQAASELPMVAYMCGPEGFMDSAEGALMSAGLSASAIHRESFDMVLEDDETEPGLEVVAEDDPGEDGPPATIVAVVGGEEYEADWQEGENILAALLRMDADVPFSCQEGTCSSCISKLTAGRIEVRPGVLQTLREDDLAEGLTLACLSRPLTRTIRIDFDEI from the coding sequence ATGGCCACCTATCCGCTCAAGGTTTGCGAAAAACGCATGGAGTGCAACGACACGGCAAGCCTGTGGCTGGATGTGCCACAGGATCTGGCCGGCGCCTTTACCTACCGGCCGGGGCAATTCCTGACCGTGGAAAACGACGACGGCGGCGATCTGATCTCGCGGCAATATTCGTTGTCGTCCTCGCCCGGCGCCCATCCCAGACTGCGTATCACCGTAAAAAAGATCGAGGGCGGGCGTATGTCCACCTGGCTCGTGGATCAGGCCGGAGAGGGCGACTATCTCGAGGTCCAGACCCCGCGCGGCCGCTTCTTCAAGGATCTGGACGCGCCGCATCACGTCCTGATGCTCGCCGCCGGGTCGGGCATCGCGCCAATCCTGTCGATCGGTCGCTGGCTGCTGGAATCAAACCAGGGCCACACCGTCACCTTCGTTTACGGCAACCGGACCCCCGACACGGTGATCCTGGCCGACGAGATGGCCGAGATCGCCGAACGCCATGCCGGAATCTGCCGGATCGAACACGTGATGAGCCGCGCGGGAGAGGACTGGACCGGCGCCCATGGTCGCATCGACCGCGCCTATATCGAGGCGCATTTTGCCAGCTGGCAGGCCGCATCCGAGCTGCCGATGGTGGCCTATATGTGCGGCCCCGAAGGCTTCATGGATTCCGCCGAGGGCGCGCTGATGAGCGCCGGGCTCTCCGCCTCCGCAATCCACCGCGAAAGCTTCGACATGGTGCTGGAGGACGATGAAACCGAACCGGGCCTCGAAGTGGTCGCCGAAGACGATCCCGGCGAAGATGGTCCGCCCGCCACGATCGTCGCCGTCGTCGGAGGCGAGGAATACGAAGCCGACTGGCAGGAGGGCGAGAACATCCTCGCCGCCCTGCTGCGCATGGATGCGGACGTCCCCTTCTCCTGCCAGGAAGGCACCTGTTCCTCCTGCATCTCCAAGCTGACCGCCGGGCGGATCGAAGTGCGTCCCGGTGTGCTGCAAACGCTGCGAGAGGACGACCTTGCCGAAGGGCTGACCCTCGCCTGCCTGTCGCGCCCACTCACCCGCACCATCCGCATTGATTTCGACGAGATCTGA
- a CDS encoding amidohydrolase family protein, producing the protein MHNSLLLTNLHLLTLEGETPATDPLPDAVVAIEDGQFTYAGPKAGFRGDLSAARDMGGALALPGLVACHAPLLWLGEAAPPASLDATEYRALARRVAEATTRADENALLSALDERIARLRRSGVTACELKCGFGATATDELRLTALLRRAAGDLPVQSRITLFIGHQFPEDSDPDEVLAGIETTIVPETYALGCADAVEVFCDEDAALDLDQCSTILELYYKKKTPSRVSCDRFEDAAGATLPASFYSRAATFLNHTDETGLDGLARVGTVAVLIPEAMERDTGAPAPRLDVLRASGARIALSVHAGPDGGDFDILAAMRAGYRRLGLTPAECLLGVTRHAARALGLDDSAGVIAPGRPADLALFGAQTPSDLVTGDADCLAVIRNGALEVFDQTLSQGLTANA; encoded by the coding sequence ATGCACAATTCCCTTCTGCTGACCAACCTGCACTTGCTCACGCTCGAGGGCGAAACGCCCGCGACAGACCCGCTTCCCGATGCGGTGGTCGCCATCGAGGACGGGCAGTTCACCTATGCCGGTCCGAAGGCCGGGTTTCGGGGCGACCTGTCGGCGGCGCGCGACATGGGCGGTGCGCTGGCCCTACCGGGGCTGGTGGCCTGCCACGCGCCGCTGCTCTGGCTTGGCGAGGCCGCGCCCCCTGCCTCGCTCGACGCCACGGAATACCGTGCGCTCGCCCGTCGGGTGGCCGAAGCGACCACCCGTGCCGATGAGAACGCGCTGCTCTCGGCGCTCGACGAACGGATCGCCCGGCTGCGTCGCTCCGGCGTAACGGCCTGCGAACTGAAATGCGGCTTTGGCGCGACCGCAACGGACGAACTTCGGCTGACCGCGCTCCTGCGCCGGGCCGCAGGAGATCTGCCCGTGCAAAGCCGCATCACGCTTTTCATCGGACACCAGTTTCCCGAGGACAGCGATCCGGATGAAGTCCTTGCCGGGATCGAAACCACAATCGTGCCGGAAACCTACGCCCTCGGCTGTGCCGACGCCGTGGAGGTGTTCTGCGACGAGGACGCGGCGCTCGATCTCGACCAATGCTCGACCATCCTCGAACTCTACTACAAAAAGAAGACGCCAAGCCGGGTCTCCTGCGACCGGTTCGAGGATGCCGCGGGCGCGACGCTGCCCGCCTCCTTCTATTCCCGTGCCGCCACCTTCCTGAACCACACCGACGAGACGGGGCTCGACGGCCTCGCACGCGTCGGAACGGTGGCTGTTCTGATCCCCGAAGCAATGGAGCGCGATACCGGAGCGCCGGCACCGCGGCTGGACGTGCTACGCGCCTCCGGCGCACGCATCGCGTTGTCGGTCCACGCCGGCCCGGACGGCGGCGACTTCGACATACTGGCAGCGATGCGCGCCGGGTACCGGCGGCTCGGCCTCACGCCCGCGGAATGCCTTCTCGGTGTGACGCGGCACGCGGCCAGGGCGCTGGGGCTCGACGACAGTGCTGGTGTGATCGCGCCAGGCCGCCCAGCCGATCTCGCCCTCTTCGGAGCACAGACTCCTTCCGACCTCGTTACCGGCGACGCCGACTGTCTCGCGGTCATCCGCAATGGTGCGCTGGAGGTCTTCGACCAAACCCTTAGCCAAGGATTGACCGCCAATGCCTGA
- a CDS encoding methylenetetrahydrofolate reductase has protein sequence MPEASLSVLPARLIDGDISLELPPDAVDKFRPDAKVLSPGAKVFLPHLEGKPPEQQVAAAKALIDMGYTPVVHLGARHFATEADFVRHLEAHSANGVTHALFLGGNPARYSGPFGQALDLLHHPSLHDSGIRRAFLGGYPEGHPDISEDRLDAALSAKIDRCHDIGLAPEVVTQFAFDGEVLAGFAWRMQARHPDVPVRLGLAGVTSLPKLIRYAIMCGVGPSLSVLKKSSGKLLGVLADKDPSDVANVIEQRITDHDGRVELHFFPFGGWQKTLDWLQRYRETP, from the coding sequence ATGCCTGAAGCAAGCCTGTCCGTGCTCCCCGCCCGCCTGATCGACGGCGACATCTCCCTCGAACTGCCGCCGGACGCAGTCGACAAGTTCAGGCCGGACGCGAAGGTGCTGTCGCCGGGAGCCAAGGTCTTTCTGCCGCATCTGGAAGGCAAACCCCCGGAGCAGCAGGTCGCGGCGGCGAAGGCGTTGATCGATATGGGCTACACACCCGTCGTGCATCTGGGCGCGCGCCATTTCGCCACCGAGGCCGATTTCGTTCGGCATCTGGAGGCGCACAGCGCCAACGGCGTGACCCATGCACTGTTTCTCGGCGGCAATCCCGCGCGGTATTCCGGCCCCTTCGGGCAGGCGCTCGACCTGCTGCACCATCCGTCTCTGCACGACAGCGGCATACGCAGGGCCTTCCTCGGCGGCTATCCCGAGGGACATCCCGACATTTCCGAAGACAGGCTCGACGCGGCGCTCTCAGCGAAGATCGACCGTTGTCACGACATCGGGCTTGCCCCTGAGGTCGTCACGCAATTCGCCTTTGACGGCGAGGTTCTGGCAGGTTTCGCATGGAGGATGCAGGCGCGGCATCCCGATGTGCCCGTCCGTCTCGGCCTCGCCGGCGTGACCTCGCTTCCCAAGCTGATCCGCTACGCGATCATGTGCGGCGTCGGACCGTCGCTTTCGGTGCTGAAGAAATCGTCCGGCAAACTCCTCGGCGTGCTCGCCGACAAGGACCCGTCGGATGTGGCCAACGTCATCGAGCAGCGGATCACGGATCACGACGGGCGCGTCGAGTTGCATTTCTTTCCCTTTGGGGGATGGCAGAAGACGCTCGACTGGCTTCAGCGCTATCGGGAGACGCCATGA
- a CDS encoding MFS transporter, which translates to MGSLLKDRRAVALLLAATLTVMSNAIISPGLPGIEAYFAATPNADMLTRLLITAPSLTVAVIAPFAGLLIDRVGRKVMLIIGAALFGLAGSAGLWAPTLRALLATRLILGMGVALLMTAMTALVAQYFHGPERGRFMGLQMTFINFGGLIFIAVAGQLANHSAFYPFALYLVGLIYLPILYVCLEEPKSHSHKDGSRPPAQGQEGWPRVLGTGLLLMALTFSIFYILPTQIAFYLGELGHTDASTAALMMVCVTLAAGTIAIVYPTLRRTLGRGGVLSAGFLMLAAGFLLMSYVQLVPMIAVASLLVGMGPGLIVPTLLNSTLDAVPMRHHGIASGALTFSLFIGQFISPILTQPLITAGGFHLAFLVFTAAAATGAVVAISIFRERKTGWARS; encoded by the coding sequence GTGGGTTCTCTTCTGAAGGACCGTCGCGCTGTCGCGTTGCTTCTTGCCGCCACGCTGACGGTCATGTCCAATGCCATCATCAGTCCCGGACTGCCGGGGATCGAGGCTTATTTCGCCGCGACCCCCAATGCCGATATGTTGACCCGGCTTCTGATCACGGCGCCCTCGCTGACGGTCGCAGTGATCGCGCCCTTTGCTGGGCTGCTGATTGATCGCGTCGGCCGCAAGGTCATGCTGATTATCGGTGCCGCGCTTTTCGGCTTGGCCGGCAGTGCAGGTCTCTGGGCGCCGACGTTGCGTGCCCTGCTGGCGACCCGCCTGATCCTGGGTATGGGCGTCGCGCTGCTGATGACCGCGATGACCGCACTGGTGGCGCAGTATTTTCACGGTCCCGAACGCGGCAGGTTCATGGGCCTGCAAATGACCTTCATCAACTTCGGTGGGTTGATATTCATCGCCGTGGCGGGACAGCTGGCCAACCATTCCGCCTTCTATCCGTTCGCGCTCTACCTGGTCGGCCTGATCTATCTGCCGATCCTCTATGTTTGCTTGGAGGAGCCGAAGAGCCATTCCCACAAGGATGGCAGTCGCCCGCCCGCGCAGGGGCAGGAAGGCTGGCCGCGGGTATTAGGCACAGGGTTGCTGCTTATGGCGCTGACCTTCTCCATTTTCTACATTCTGCCGACGCAGATCGCCTTCTATTTGGGGGAACTCGGCCATACCGATGCGAGTACGGCAGCTCTGATGATGGTCTGCGTGACCTTGGCTGCGGGCACCATCGCCATAGTCTATCCGACTCTACGGCGGACTTTGGGGCGTGGTGGTGTGCTGAGCGCGGGCTTCCTGATGCTGGCTGCGGGCTTCCTGCTGATGAGTTACGTGCAACTGGTGCCGATGATTGCCGTGGCCTCCTTGCTTGTGGGCATGGGGCCGGGGCTGATCGTGCCGACGCTCCTGAACTCGACCTTGGATGCGGTGCCGATGCGCCATCACGGCATAGCCTCGGGTGCGCTGACCTTCAGCCTATTCATCGGTCAGTTCATCTCCCCCATCTTGACGCAGCCTTTGATCACGGCAGGGGGATTCCACTTGGCCTTTCTGGTCTTCACGGCAGCCGCGGCCACGGGCGCGGTGGTGGCGATCTCGATCTTCCGCGAGCGCAAAACGGGTTGGGCCCGCAGTTGA
- a CDS encoding IS630 family transposase (programmed frameshift), with amino-acid sequence MSAPLPNALRARFQEYIEEGLSGRAAALRLKVSAATGARWARQVRTKGHAEPAPQGPPRGRGKLAAHQAFLKELVAQDPDITLFELRDALAAAAGVRVHHSSIANLLSRLGFTYKKSLVATERGRAKVRQQRTEWFKHRLPAIAAFPERVVFIDETAVKTNLTRLRGRAKRGHRLTMDAPFGSWGTQTLIAGLASDALIAPWVIKGAMDGPAFAVYIREVLVPEIAPGTVVILDNLATHRNKEAAQALHDHGCWFLYLPPYSPDLNPIEQAFSKLKAHLRKIGARTFTEVFDAIGAICELYDPTECWNYFKAAGYVSG; translated from the exons ATGTCAGCACCTTTGCCGAATGCGCTTCGGGCGCGGTTTCAGGAGTATATTGAGGAAGGGTTAAGCGGGCGGGCGGCGGCGTTGCGCCTGAAAGTGTCTGCGGCGACAGGCGCGCGGTGGGCGCGTCAGGTTCGGACCAAGGGCCATGCGGAGCCCGCACCGCAAGGCCCGCCACGTGGTCGGGGAAAGCTGGCAGCGCATCAGGCTTTCCTGAAGGAACTGGTCGCGCAAGACCCCGACATCACGCTCTTTGAGTTGCGCGACGCGCTGGCGGCCGCGGCAGGCGTGCGGGTGCATCATTCTTCCATCGCCAACCTGCTGTCCCGGCTCGGTTTCACATAC AAAAAGTCGCTGGTCGCCACCGAGCGCGGTCGCGCCAAGGTAAGACAGCAGCGGACTGAGTGGTTCAAGCATCGGCTGCCTGCCATTGCGGCCTTTCCCGAACGCGTTGTCTTTATTGATGAAACGGCAGTGAAGACCAACCTGACCCGTCTGCGTGGCCGGGCCAAGCGGGGTCATCGCCTGACCATGGATGCACCGTTTGGCAGTTGGGGAACCCAAACGCTGATCGCCGGGCTGGCCTCGGATGCTTTGATCGCACCATGGGTCATCAAGGGTGCCATGGATGGCCCCGCCTTTGCCGTCTACATCCGAGAAGTGCTTGTCCCGGAGATCGCCCCCGGCACCGTTGTCATCCTGGACAATCTGGCGACCCATCGGAACAAGGAGGCGGCTCAGGCCTTGCACGACCACGGCTGCTGGTTTCTGTACCTCCCGCCTTACTCGCCGGATCTCAATCCCATCGAGCAAGCATTCTCCAAACTGAAAGCTCACCTTCGAAAGATCGGCGCCAGAACCTTCACCGAAGTCTTCGACGCCATCGGCGCAATCTGCGAGCTCTACGACCCAACAGAGTGCTGGAACTACTTCAAGGCTGCTGGATATGTCTCAGGTTAA
- a CDS encoding aldo/keto reductase, translating to MTNTNAKSAGTFKIGGEIEIARLGFGGLRLAGQGGGSYGPPEDREEVLKTLRRLLDLGINFVDTADSYGPDVSEELIREALHPYRDGLVVATKGGVVRPSAEVWVPVGRPEYLIQQAHKSLRNLGLDQIDLWQLHRVDPQVPADEQYDAVRQLIDEGTIRHAGLSEVGIAEIEAASKFFPVATVQNMYNLTTRVHDAVVDYCTDHGIGFIPWFPLAAGALAQPGSILGVIAGKHEASPSQIAIAWLLKRSPVILPIPGTSKVRHLEQNVQAASITLSDEDFAELDAAGRTVSAG from the coding sequence ATGACAAACACCAACGCCAAGTCCGCCGGCACATTCAAAATCGGCGGAGAGATCGAAATCGCCCGTCTCGGTTTCGGCGGTCTCCGTCTCGCAGGTCAAGGAGGGGGCAGCTACGGCCCACCCGAAGACAGGGAGGAAGTGCTCAAAACGCTTCGCCGGCTGCTCGACCTGGGCATCAACTTTGTCGATACGGCCGACAGCTATGGCCCGGATGTTTCCGAGGAACTGATCCGGGAAGCGCTGCATCCTTATCGCGATGGCCTCGTGGTCGCGACCAAGGGGGGCGTGGTGCGCCCCTCCGCCGAAGTCTGGGTGCCGGTCGGACGGCCGGAATATCTCATCCAGCAGGCGCACAAGAGCCTTCGCAATCTCGGCCTCGACCAGATCGACCTCTGGCAACTCCACCGGGTCGATCCGCAGGTTCCCGCCGATGAACAGTATGATGCCGTCAGACAGTTGATCGATGAAGGCACGATCCGTCACGCTGGTCTCAGCGAAGTCGGCATCGCGGAGATCGAGGCGGCATCGAAGTTTTTCCCCGTCGCCACAGTGCAGAACATGTACAATCTCACGACGCGGGTACACGACGCCGTCGTTGACTACTGCACCGATCACGGCATCGGTTTCATTCCGTGGTTCCCGCTTGCGGCGGGCGCCCTGGCGCAGCCCGGTTCGATCCTCGGGGTAATTGCCGGGAAGCATGAGGCGTCACCGAGCCAGATCGCGATTGCATGGCTGCTCAAACGCAGCCCGGTCATCCTGCCGATCCCCGGCACATCGAAGGTGCGCCATCTGGAACAGAATGTTCAGGCTGCATCCATCACGCTGTCTGATGAGGATTTCGCGGAACTCGACGCGGCAGGCCGGACCGTCTCCGCCGGCTAG
- a CDS encoding TetR/AcrR family transcriptional regulator, whose amino-acid sequence MTFMKKKERRPPGRPRSFDREAALESAMRLFWRHGYDGVSYQQLMEAMQVTPPTVYAAFGNKASLYKHTLDHYYCTRVGSMSYLDAAGSLAEAADLFLHSTAKALVDPEGERGCMINVGMLASHPDNAALTQDLVERRARFQANIAQAFRRWVPTDEDAAKLARFLNTMLQGMSVQARNGATLEELNETIQYALHGLGPLDAAHSNDQLAD is encoded by the coding sequence ATGACCTTTATGAAAAAGAAGGAAAGACGCCCGCCGGGCAGGCCGCGCAGTTTTGACCGAGAAGCCGCGCTTGAGAGCGCCATGCGGCTGTTCTGGCGGCATGGTTATGACGGCGTGTCATATCAGCAACTGATGGAAGCGATGCAGGTGACCCCGCCGACCGTCTATGCGGCGTTCGGCAACAAGGCCTCTCTGTATAAACATACCTTGGATCACTACTATTGCACCCGGGTTGGCAGCATGTCCTATCTGGACGCCGCCGGCTCCCTTGCTGAGGCAGCGGACCTGTTCCTGCATTCGACCGCTAAAGCGCTTGTCGATCCGGAGGGGGAACGCGGATGCATGATCAATGTCGGCATGCTTGCGTCTCATCCTGACAACGCGGCGCTCACGCAGGACCTGGTGGAGCGCCGCGCCCGGTTTCAGGCAAACATCGCCCAAGCATTTCGGAGATGGGTGCCGACGGATGAAGACGCCGCGAAACTGGCTCGCTTTCTCAATACTATGCTGCAGGGGATGAGCGTTCAGGCGCGAAACGGGGCGACGCTGGAAGAGCTGAATGAAACCATCCAATATGCCCTCCATGGCCTTGGGCCTCTCGATGCCGCCCATTCAAACGACCAGCTTGCCGATTGA